GGTGGGTGAAAACTCCAGGGCCTCCCCTTCAAAGAAAAGTTGTTCTCTTTTTCTTATAGGGCATGAGGAACAGGGCCTTGCTTGATTGTAGACAAGGCCTTGCTTCTATGTGAAATTAGATGTTGACTCGATCTATCACTCCCATTGGTTCCCCGGTGTTCAAGACAACTATTACAGAGTAGTAGCTGGGACTTGGTAACGTGAGATTATGTCTAAAGCTATTGTTGGGTCAGCTTGAGTTCTATAGAAGAAAAATGGGGTGCACATCTTTCTTTTGTGGAAGCAAGGATACAACGCCTAGTTTATGAATTAGGGTTACTGGCATGGCCTTGCTTTGTGTGAGGCAGGGTCTTGCttgtaaaacattttgtttgGGGCAAGACCTTGTTTATGTGAGGCATGGCCTTGCCCTTAaccatcatcaacaacaacaaacagaatgtcctaaactTCACATTTCTTCATGAATCTTTAACAATTCTCAGCGAACATCAACTAAACCCGGAATTTCACAAATGAGGAAAATTAAGTATCAAATCACGTGAACATTCCGATAAACGATCGTAAAGCGAGGATAAAATCATGCTATAAATATGTATAAATTTAAGCACATCAATAACACAAGGAAAAAAAGCACTTTTATTATGTTTTTAGTccatttgttttataaaaaaaaacattttttttgtgtttttagtccattgagttttagaaacaacacatttctttgtgtttttagtgcattgcgttttaggaaaaacacatttttatgtgtttttagtccatggcgttttagaaaaaagacatgtctttgtgtttttagtccattacATTCTAGAAAAAAGTCATTTATTTGTGTTTCTAGTTTCTTGCGTTTTCGGGAAAAGacgttttttgtgtttttaatccattgcattttagaaacaGCACATTTCGTTGCGTTTTTAGTCCATTGCCTTTTAGAAAcaacacatttctttgtgttttttgtccattgcgttttagaaacaacatatttttctgttttttgtccattgcgttttagaaaaaaagacatttctttgtgtttttagtccatcgcgttttagaaacaacacatttcttttgtgatttttgttCATTCTTttttagaaataaaacatttctttgtgtttctatcaattacgttttagaaaaaaaatcactttttgtgtttttggtccattgcgttttacgcatctGGGTTATCGAAATTTTattcaaaagtatagcaatagtgtGTTCGTTTTAAAGATAATCCCTAGCCAGTATGGTATTTAACAAGAGTGAGCCGAGCCAACACTGTCTCGACTTGTGTACCTCAATTAAGTTGAAAGATGGAAATCGTATTTGGCTCGTATACAACTCGAGTCATGTAGAGACATAGTGAGATAGACCATCTTTTCAATGacttttatatgtttttttacaAGGATCAAGTAACAAGTTAATAGAAAAGTATCAAACTACACAAGTCTCCCATAGCTAGCTTTTTCCTAACATCACCTAATATATTCATATAAGGCTAGTGAGAAACTAACAATACTCCGAAAAAAAAAACCAACGAGAAATTTCGCCAACCAACCAATcaaccaaaacaagaaaaaaacaCGACTAGGACTACGTAGCAAAATCAACAGAACCATCGAAAAGCATGTACCTTAAAAACCACGATGAATGGACAAGCACGCCAATTAGACACTAATGAAGCCACAACTAGAATTCTGTTTAGAACCGATCTCCACATAAAAAGTTGAACTTTTATTGGAGGCCAATAAAACCAGTCCACCCGACACAAACGAATCCCACCGCTGATTACTTTGGAACCTCTTCATACAGAAGCTAGCCGTGAAATAGTCGGTAGACTCCCCCTGGCCCCTGCACAACCCATGAGTCCGGCTCTAGCCAAAATGGAAGAAACCGATCGGGTCTTCATGTTTGCACCCAACAGCATTTTGAGACGTTATAAAGTTTAATAACATGGTATCAATATATCATATAAATAATATATGCTTTCAACAACTGTCCAGATCACAAAAGCATCAGAATCACAAGAACCAACACTTTATGCAAATTCCTTAATCAAACGATTTAAATCATAAAAAATATTGGAAACAAGAAAATATAGAATCGAAATTATAAAAACATAGGGAATAATTACCatgaaatattaaaaaaaaaaaaaaaaacaaggtcCTACCGAGATTTGAACTCGGGTTACTGGATTCAGAGTCCAATGTCCTAACCACTAGACCATAGGACCACCTTTGTTAGCATCTTATGCATTAATttattatattgaaccggttACAAGGAAAGGAACTTGTTAGCCTTTATTTAGCCATAATGATTCATTATTTCTTCTCGTTAATATCtatattgaaaattaaaaaattagATTGTACCATGTCTTTTTATACCTTTTCATCAAAATTAGATAACACAAGAAATAAGTGAAGCAAAAAATTATTACCAGTGATGCAAAGTCGATTTTAATCAGTTGTGGCCAAATGCCTCTCTCTCTTAGTGGTGTCCTTTTTACTTTTTAGTACATTGTATTCTTGAAAACAAGAGTATACTTATATTATAATAAATCCCTTGTTGAAGACTCACTCATTACCATTGATGTAAGATTCTTCCTCAAATATTAAAGTTGGTAGAGAGAATTAGAAGAGGCCAAGAGGGCTTTGATCCATAGTTGTACTCAGCATGGAAAAATCGGGATTAATCGTTGACTAGTCGGCCGACCACTGATTAATTTTTAGGTAATCCTCGCTAGTCGGCCAGAAAAATCGGTTCTAATCGGCCGGAAATAGTCTAATCCttaaaaaattacatataaaatgtgTGTATAAATGTAGAAAACTAAAAATCACATATAACAATCTAAATCCGATTAGTCCCAACTAATCTCGATTAATCTCTAGTCGGTACCCCACCGTCCGACTAGCGACTAACGATTCTTACAATCATTGGTTGTACTTGTAGTGTTGTATGGTCATGTGTAAACGTACATTCACAAGTTTTTCGAGCTCAACCAACGTaactttttttgaacggccaacgaatcatCCAAATGAACTACTGGTAAAAttcacatcgggatacactcgccttctaaaccggggaaaaccctcacctagggctgAAGCCCATGAACACTCGCCCGAAAGCACGATAGTGCGGTAAGGTAAAATCCGCTCAGTTCAAAAATCGAACTAGTGAAcaccgcctactcgcctagtctctaatcatcaccaggtgccgcagaaactaaatACTCGGGGTAGGAATTGAACCTAAGTCACTTAGAATACCATGTCTCTCCTTACCACTCCTTCACTAGCTCATTGGCTCAACCAAAGTAATTTTAAATTgaaatttttatacaaataagagttgcttattttaaaaaaaaaaaaataccaaatgtaaaaatgttttcagGGAGAGAGAGAGGACTACAATACAACATTGATCATgaaaaatgaaaaccaacattagCAAAGACAACATCATACAAATCTAATTCTCATACTATTAATGATCATATACACAATCTATACATGGTAAAAAGAAGCCCAAACAGAAACTAAAACACACCCACACAAACTTAAGAAATGCATTTCCCTCTCTCCGAATTCGCAAAGTGTTCAAAGAAGGAATCCAACTCCGGTGAAGTAAAATACTCAACATCTCCTTTTCGTTGGCAGTTGGACACCGGCCGACGCTTCCTTGGTGGCGGTGGGCATCGAAACTTTTCAGGGACCCTCGATTCCTTCTTCGTCGGCGTTGTTGAACCCGAATCCAAACTTTCATCATATTCACCATTAATAGATACAGACTTCAACGGAGCACACATGGTGAGTCCGGAAATCACCCATATCTTCCCTTCGATCGAATCCCCATCCACTTGTTGCTTCTTCGAGAAACCCATATCGAAAACCGTTAATCGCAGCTTTCTGAATCAAACCCAAGATTGATTGATTAATAATCAACTCGTTTTGCCAACCAGAGGAAATGAAAGTATGAAGAGTATAGAGGaaggagggagagggagagggattaatataataaataaagagGGAGAAAAAAACGAGTTAAATTGTGGGGGGTTTGGCGCCAATATTTTGCAACGGCTCTGATTCCCGCGCTTTTGAAATTTGGTTTTTTAGGGGAATAATAATGGGTATTTATTTACGAGTTACAGGGTTGTGGACCGGTGAAATGGTGATGGTGATAGTGGCGAGCGAGTAGACCGTGGGTTCACTGCCAGGCTATAATGAGCGAGTAACTGGGGGCCCATTAGATTCCCAGAAATTCTGCCACTAGTGCTTGAGTTGGCCTGTTGGCCCATAATCAATCATTTTTCAATTATTgtattttttataaattaattttaacctttttttaattattaattttacaatttggaatgagattataaaataaaaaccaaCACGTCCTGAGATATTGGTTCAATGGTTAAAAGGTTTGTCCTCCCTAGTGGAGACGCATGTTAGATTCTCGATTGGGCCATTTCGAAGGACATTTGGGTGAAGGGACGAATCAGGGTTTTAATCCCGGGTTCGAACCTGAAGGGGGGTAAGGGTTTACGA
Above is a window of Helianthus annuus cultivar XRQ/B chromosome 14, HanXRQr2.0-SUNRISE, whole genome shotgun sequence DNA encoding:
- the LOC110906004 gene encoding cyclin-dependent protein kinase inhibitor SMR6; translation: MGFSKKQQVDGDSIEGKIWVISGLTMCAPLKSVSINGEYDESLDSGSTTPTKKESRVPEKFRCPPPPRKRRPVSNCQRKGDVEYFTSPELDSFFEHFANSERGKCIS